In Molothrus ater isolate BHLD 08-10-18 breed brown headed cowbird chromosome 14, BPBGC_Mater_1.1, whole genome shotgun sequence, the genomic stretch CTTTGTGGGTACGGACCGGGCTAGGGGTGGGGGCCGGTGCTGGTGCCGGTGCTGTTGACCcgttccttcccttccctctccccgCAGGCGGGCTGCACTACGCGCTGACCGAGGGTGATGTCATCTGCGTGTTCTCGCAGTAAgtgccgcagccccggccccggcgccgcgGGCGCTGCCGCGGTGCTGACGGTGTGTGTGTCACAGGTACGGCGAGGTCGTCAACATCAACCTCGTGCGGGACAAGAAGACCGGGAAGTCCAAGGGTTTCTGCTTCCTGTGCTATGAGGACCAGAGAAGCACCATCCTGGCTGTGGATAACTTCAATGGGATTAAGGTGAGTGGAGCTCAGGCTCTGCCGTGGCTCCCCGAGTGCTCCCTCCCGTCGGCAGCGGTCCTGGGGGCCGGGAGCCGGCGGTGACAGCCCGGCCCCGCAGATCAAGGGACGGACCATCCGCGTGGACCACGTGGCCAACTACCGGCCCCCCAAGGAGTCTGAGGACTGGGATGACGTGACTAGAGCCCTCCATGCCAAGGGCTGCGGGGTCAAAACACCACCCCACACCTCGTCCGACTCCCCgtctgaggatgaggatgtgctcgtgaaaaagcagaaaggtaAGGAGTGTTCCTGGCAGGCTGGATCCCGGGTGGGCGTGCCCATGGTAGGGTTTGGGGGCTGGAGTCTACGTGGAGAGAAGGTTGGAGAAACAAAAATGGGCACAAAATGAGAGTGGGAATAAGATGTTGCTACAGAGTGCTGAGGAGATGCTCAAAaatgagggagaaggagagcCACGAGGGAAGAGTCCTTAGGCCTGGAGAGGTAATTTCCACAAAGTGGATCACATTATTACTGAGGAAGGGGAATGAAAGGGAAGTTGGAAATTCTCAGCATTCCAAGTGGTGTGGAAATGCCCAGAGTTGTTGGGAAGAACAAGATGTGAGTGTTAAAGAGAGAAgtggggtggctgcagctggaggagaaaaagtTGTGATTGGAAGTGAACTGGGATCTTCCCTGGGAAATTGGGTGGAGGGGGAGAATTTGTAACTGAAGCTGAGCTGGGATGGTgccaggggagccatggggagcaagctgctcctggagtTTGGTCCATCCCGAAATGTGAACCCTAATTCCAGAGAAGCAGCGGAGCAGAGCAGAACGGTCAAAGTCGAGCCCACAAGCTGGGAAGCGGGTGAGCATGGAGGAGCCCCATCCCAGGATCAAGAtcaagaaggagaaggaggaccCGGGGTACGAGCGCTATGCTGGCGGGAGTGCCGGCAGGAACGCCGGGAGCAGGACGCAGCGGGATGAGGAGCAGCGGCGGCACCAGCGGCACTCGGACAGCAGGGGGGACAAGAACTACCGCGAGCAGAGGGGCCAGAGCGGCTCCTGGGAGGAGcgggagaagagggaggaggctggcaggaggggcGACGGGCACAGCAGCCGGCAGGACGCGTCCCCCAGGGGAGGCAGATCTCGGGAGCCCCATTCCAGGCACAGGGAGCGGGGCTCTGGCAGAGACTCCGGTcgctgctgagctctgggtgagCATTTGGGGTGAGGGAGGCTCTGAGCCTGCCCAAGCCTGCTCCAACCTCCTGGGATGCCATGGCTGGACCTTTCACCTGGGagcttcccccttccctctcatTCCACCCTGGCCCAGGGCTCTCCAcgctgcctgtgctgctggctgggacagggcccTGTTCTTCGACTGGGGAGGGTGTCAAGCAGTaaaggctgggagcagcaggatgctccCCTTCCCTAAATTACTTGGGGCAGTGTCCCCCTCTTGCACTGGGGGCAGAGGCTGCCGGGTGTTCCATCTGGCCTCGTGGGCCAGGTTTGggccctgtgcccacccagcaTCTTCTGGATTCCGTGATGAATCCATAGGGCTGCACCGCTGTGGTTGGGGTGATTTATTATGGATTTGTTTAAAGGTTTCTTAATAAAAGTTCCTGATAGGGAGAAGCTGGTCCCAGGAGCACTGTTCCTGTCTGTGGGTCAGGGAGGAGGtgtcatttgtttttcttacgCTGATTTTAGGCTTATTTGGCTGGAAAACCGGGAGCGACGGAGTGTGGGATTCGCAGGGCGGAGAAGGGAGGGGCTTTAACTGGACTTGGTTCCTATAACGAGTGATCCCTCCAGTCCGGGTCCGTGCCGCTTCTGGGCGCAAGGGGGAATTTCCTCCCCGGAGCAGCCGGGCCCGCTCCGAGGCAGCCGCGGGGGCTGCGGCGGGGTTGGAGTGCGGGAAGCCCCTGCGGCTCCCACCGTCCCGGCGCGGTGCCGGCAGGGGGCAGGCGCGGCGCGGCGGTGCAGAGCCCGGTTCCGGTCGCGGTTCCGGTTCCGGTCCCGGCCCAGTGGCGGCGGCGCGTGCGGCGGTGTCCGCCCGCCATGCGATGTCCGCGCTCAACTGGAAACCCTTCGTGTATGGCGGGCTCGCCTCCATCGTGGCCGAGTTCGGTGAGGCGCAGGGGCGGGGCGGGACCGGGACGGGCGGGACCGGCAACGTACGGGCGGGCGCTGAGGCCGGTGTCCCCGCTATCCCCGCAGGCACGTTCCCCGTGGACCTCACCAAGACGCGGCTGCAGGTGCAGGGTCAGAGCACCGACGCGCGGTTCCGCGAGGTGCGGTACCGGGGCATGTTCCACGCGCTCTTCCGCATCTGCCGCGAGGAGGGCGGACGGGCCCTGTACTCGGGGTGAGCACCGGGGCCGGGCCCCTCGGGGCCGGGGCCCATCGGCAGCGGGTGCCGCTTCCCCCGGGGCCCCATCCATCCGTACCGGGACACCCACCCATCTGCCACGGGTTCTCCACCCGGCCCGGCGCCTCCTTGCACCCACCCGGGCGTCCCCGGCGCCTGCCCCGGGTCCTTCTCCTCTGGCTCAGGAGCCCCCACCGCCTGTGCTGGCCTCCCTCTTCGGCCGCAGCATCACCCCGTCTGTCATGTTCACCCCCACCAGCCCGTCCCAGGTTCCCCCTCCGTCCCGGCATCTCCCTCCGCCCACCCCGGGACCTCTCCCACACCCCGGCATCTCCCCCTGCCTTCCCCGAGTCTCCCCCACCCATCCCGGGTTATTCCCCTCTGCCCGCCCTggccctgtcctgtcctgcctcTTTCCCGgcaccccctccccagcccggGTCCCCTCTTCCACCTTCTGTCACggcatccctctgctcccttgcTCCCTGCCCATCCCGGTCCCCCATTTCCTGTACGCTGCTGTGACCCCCTGGATCCCTCCCTGCCTTGTCTCCCTGAGCGGAGTCCCCCGGTGTTCCTGAGGCGGGGAGCAAGGCTAAGGCCGCGTGGGTGCcatcccctggcactggggtgcGTGGGGCAATCCCGGATAACCCGGGCAGAGCTGCATTCTTCGGAGTCCCAGCGGGGTTGTGCTTGGCCCCAGCAGTTTGAGGGCGGGTGGGGAGTGGCCCGAGCTGGCCTGCAGGGATTCTCAGGGTCCGTTCCCCCTCAGGATCGCCCCGGCACTGCTGAGACAGGCATCCTATGGCACCATCAAGATTGGCATCTACCAGAGCCTGAAGCGGCTCTTCGTGGATCGCATGGAAGGTTGGTATTGGGGAAGGGCAACACGAgcacctcccagctcccctgcctCACACTCTGGgcacctcccagctcccctgcctCACACTCTGGGCTGTGTGTTTTGCTCATTCCTTGCTCTGTCCTTTCCATGCCAAGATTCCCACAGGAATGGAGCTCCATTACTGggtgctgtggttttgtttgtcaGTGAGAGCAAGGATTGGATTCAATCCTGATGGGAACCTCACTGTGCTCTGCACTGCCTGTGGCTCCTACCCAAACATCTCCTTCCAGCCAGGTTCCTTCCTTTCATGGAATCATAGGAGAAACACAGAAtcctttaggttggaaaagacatccAGCCTGTGtctgatccccaccttgtccctaGCCAAGAGtgctgagtgccacatccagtccttcccttggacacctccagagGTGTCCATACCTCCACTTTagacctccctgggcagcccctgccaatgcctgaccaccctttccatgaagagattcctcctgatgtccagcctgagcctcccggggcacagccaggcacatTCTGGATAGGAATTGTGCAGTCCAGCTCTCTGGCTTTGGCCCTGACTATAAAGGTGAGGTTCCACCAGTGCCCTTGACCTgtgccctctgcagctcctgcctggggagtgGAGCAGCAAGAGTCTGGTGGATGTTCCCTGAGGGAGCACCGAGATCTGCAGGTGAGatttccatccctgctgtgaTATGAGGGAATGGTGTAACACCGTTCCAGCCTGGGAAAGTGGGATGGGCGGGGGAAATACAGCACACTAACGATACCAAGCTGTCTCAGGGGAGCTTTAGGTTGGTATCAGGAGAAGGTTTTTTCCCAAGAGagtgctggggcactgccccAAGGtttccagagctccaggagcatttggacagcACTCCcgggcacagggtgggattgttgaGGTGTCTGTGCCAggtcaggagttggactggatgatccttgtggaaCCTTTCCATCTCAGGAGATTCTGTGACTCTAGAGGTCCTTTTAGGGCTGCTGTCCTGCTTTAGTAaggcctctccctgcctggtTCTGGCTGTGTACACAGTCCCCACACTCCCCCTTGCTGTTCCAGCCTTTTCAGCTGTGAGCTCCGTGCCTGAATGTTTGTCTCCCTACAGGCCTGGGGCAGCCAGTGGCCTGGTGTCCTCTGGGAAGTGTCGTGGTCAGTACCAGCAAAGGCCTGTGTGTTTTCCCAATGTAACCATCATCCTAACACTGGGCCTGGAATCTGGGGTTATTCCCTGGCACTAATCACATCTAACTCCCTGCCTGCTCTTGATTCTCAGCTGGCTCCAAGTGACTGCGTGTAGGCAAATCCAGGGGGCCTGGGGAAACACTGGGTTGTCCCTCTCTGTCTGCCTCTGTCCTGGCTCATCCCTGCAATGAGAAATCTCAAATAATTGTTCACAATTTTCACATGTCCAAGGATTTTCCTTCTCATCAGTCAGACCCTCTGAGAGTGCATTGCTGAGTGTTTCAGCTGCCACCTTCTGTCCCTGACAGGTGTGGGGACAGACCTGTCATGGGCTGTGGCACctgcccaggccctgctcctgcagcttcacTGTCTGATTTGAGAACTGAGCTGCTCTACCCAGCCTACTGTGCCCCCTCCTGTGAAGGTCTGACCTTCTTTCCTTGGTTGCAGATGAAACATTGCTCATCAATGTGATCTGTGGGGTGGTCTCGGGGGTCATCTCTTCTGCACTGGCCAATCCCACAGATGTGCTGAAGGTAAGGGCTGCTTCTGGCTGGCTGTGTGACCCgtgggaggagcagctcagtgctccCTGAGCCACCAGTTctgcttgtttgggtttttttaatgaatgggGACCAAAGCCCAGGGTCATTAATAGATGTTTAAAAACACAGATCTTAAAGATCACGGAATCCTGGAACTGTTTGGGTTGGGATGGACATGAAAAATCATCTTCTTCCACctcctgccacgggcagggacacctcacactagagcaggttgctccaaaccctgtccaacttggcctggaacacttccagggatggagcagccacagcttctctgggcaatatGACATTTGTACTGGTGAGGGGTGGGAGCTGTGTTATCTGACCTGGGCCAGGTGagccagctgctcctgtcccctggatcatggtgctggcactgccccaagGGCCTGCCTGTTACATGGAGTGAGCAGAGCCCAGTGGGGACTGCCTGGTGCCCTGGGCTCAGGGTAGCCCTTCTCTGGGCAGAGAGAGCCTGGAGAACTTCTCCACTCTTCTCCCTATAGATCCCCCTTCTGAGACTGCTTTCAGGGGGAAGGCCTTGTTCCTCATGTTCCTGtgcccccaccctgcccctgcctgctgccatcCTTGTCGGTGTGGTTTGCAGGGAGAGGAACGTGGAGAACAGAgtgtgctctgagctgctctcttcctctcccaggagttccatggagctgctgtccctggtgtcctTGCCCTGTGGCCAAGTGCTGGTGTCAGGACAGGTGTAGACGTCTGCCTGCTGactcttccctttctttcagaTCCGAAtgcaggctcagggcagcttGTTCCAGGGCGGGATGATTGGCAGCTTCATTGACATCTACCAGCAGGAAGGCACCCGAGGCCTCTGGAGAGTGAGCACCAACTCCTAGAatcccccagcaggagcagaactaAGAGAAATCTTAGGGAAGCAGGTGCTCTCCTGCTGTTCTGTAGCAAGGAACACCTGGAGCCCCTCCCGGCCCCTTAAACTGCTGCTCATGTGGGACAGAATCTTTTCTGGTGTTGAAATTGTGCAGAAGGTGAGGGGGTGACAGCCTAGTTCCCatgggctggtgctgggagcagggaagcagTGTGGAGTTAATCCAGCTGGAATAAcgctgccagggtggagttaTCCTCCTTGGCTTGGAAGCAAAGCTGGGAAGCAGGTGGTGTGCTTGCAGGGGAGGTACAGGGAAGGCTGTCAGGAGAAGGAGCTGGCGGATGTGGCTGCAGTTGGTGACagtgtctgtgctgcacagggtgTGGTCCCCACGGCCCAGCGAGCGGCCATCGTGGTGGGGGTGGAGCTGCCAGTCTACGACATCACCAAGAAGCATCTGATCCTGTCAGGCCTCATGGGGGACACCATCTTTGCCCACTTTGTGTGAGTACCTGCTGCAGGCTTGGGGGGCTGTGTGAGGGATGGGGGGAGACCATTCATGGAGCGAGTGGTCTGgatctgcagggagcagggttAGTGCTTCCAGAGGATCTGGAGCAGGCTTAGTGCTTCCAAAGGATCTGCTCTGTCAGCTGGAACAGCTCAGAGTTAGCAGCAGGTATGAAATCATTAAGATTGGATAAGACCTCcaagaccattgagtccaatcgtttccccagcactgctaaGGCCACCACTAAtccatccccacatcccagaGACCTCCTTGGGGAAGGACCTGGCAGAAATCCTTTGGTGACATGAAATGCCAGCTTGGTTTCTGCCGGCTAATGACAGAAATGTTGCCCCACATCTGTGCCCTGGTATGAGCCAGGCAGGAGATCCATGTGTGTAGCTACCTGTAACAGTCCCTCAGAAGCTGCTCCAGTCCCTAGTCCTCACTTGTCCAGACCCTGTGATCTTGCAGCCCCTGCTGGAAGAGCCTTGAGAGAGGAGCAAGCACAAAGTTGACAGGACCCAGAgcagtcagtgctgctgtcagctgctctgggcagggctggcacagaacACTGGAATCCTTTTTCACCTCCATGTTGCAGATGCTGCAGTGCTTCCATTGTCTTTGCCAGCTGGGGTGAGGGTGAGGAGCACTAGGCCCTCTGTGGAAGGGGAGACTGGCAGTTCTGTGGTCCTTTCTGGTGTCGTtgctcttcctctctccttcccaaagAAATGTTTGTTCTGGTGGGAAGGATGTGCACTCCCAGGGGGTGCCTTCAGGTCTGTGTCACCTGGGCAGCACCTGGGACCCTTGCAGGGCTGCCAGTGCCCTGTGGAACCAGCTGTGGGCTCAGGTGAGGGTCTGGCTTAGCTGAGCATTTCCTTCCCCTGAGCTCCACAGGgtcctgtgcagccctgccactgccccTTTCCAAGGTAGGAGCAAGTAGTGCACCTCATGTCCACTGCTAAATGCCTTTGCTAATGTCCAGTGGGAGgtattttgtgtctgtgtgagtGGGAGTGGCTGTGtccagggctgttcctgccctgaTTTGGTGTGTGCAGTTCCAGCTTCACGTGCGGGCTGGCGGGAGCCATCGCCTCCAACCCCGTGGACGTGGTGCGGACGCGGATGATGAACCAGCGCGCCATCGTGGGCAGCACCGAGCTCTACAAGGGCACCCTGGATGGCCTTGTCaaggtgaggggacaggtgggcacatccctgtcctgggaggCTGGCCAGGTCTCAGCACCGCTCTGATGGGAGCAGTGAGATCCTGCAGTGACACAGTTTGTCATCACTGAGGTGGGAGAGGGCCCTGAGTCACTTCCCTGAGGCTACTGTCAGCCTGAGCatcctcccagcctcctggaACAAAATTCAGGCCATGAGGCAGTTAGCTGGGTTCAGAGACTGCTTCACACACTTGCACAGGggcctgtgctccctgcagcagctgggcagggccagtGGGGCACAcgtggcactggggagggaggtgggCAGGGCGTGGGCCTGGTGTGTTTCCTCATcgatttttctctcctcccagACATGGAAGAGTGAGGGCTTCTTTGCACTCTACAAAGGCTTCTGGCCCAACTGGCTTCGTCTGGGTCCCTGGAACATCATCGTatccttccctgtgctgctgggaggtggTGGGGTGGGACAAGGGGAGAACCCcgctgggaagggcagggcagagctgacaCCCCAATGGGGTGCACTGGGGACCCTAATGAGCACTGCCGATGGTCCCTGTAGAGCCTCTGAGGGCTTGGCTGAGACCTTGCAtggcctgggctgcaggaggttCCTGGATGAGCTCCTGTTTTGTAGGGAATCGTGGGGAACattctgctgctgaggcaggtGCTGACTCCGTGCAGGACCAGCgctgctgtgtgctgagccAGAGCATTCTGCCTGCTGAAACTGGGTGGGGAGTTCACTGTAAAGAGCTCTCAGTCTGGGCTTGGAGCCACTTCCCTCTCCCAGTGGTCTTGGCAAGGCTGGGTTTGCTCTGGGTCCATTCTCCCCACTcttggcagtgcctgtgccccAGCTCTGTTCTGCCTGGGCAGGTCAGGTTgtgctgcctgggcagggagctccaTGGGTGGGTTTAAGGAGCTCCCTGGATGGGTGTCCAGCCCTAGCTGAATGCTCTACCCgccctgccaggcagctgccTCACATCTGTCCCAATTCCTTGACACTCCCTTCAGTTTTTTATCACATACGAGCAGTTGAAGCGCCTCCCCTTCTGAGAGCTGCCTTCATCTCTCCAGAGTCAtcctcagggctggcagcagagctgtgctgccgCCTTCCTCTTcatcccactgtccccatgtcgTGGTGTTTGGTCCCTGTGGGCTGGGCTCTCCCCACATGCATGGTCCCTGGAGCAtgagctgcctggcacaggtgggAGCCACGTGTTTCCCACCCGGAGGTGTTGTGTGCCTGGGCCTGCAGGAATATCTTCTGTGAAGATCTGTGTGTTCCAGTGGCCTTTGGGGCACTGTGGCTCGTGGCTGGCAGGTGTGGGTCTCCTCCCGTGCCCGTGGGGCAGGGCCTGTGAAGGTGCCATTGTCATCATGTTTCTTGCAGAACTTGTAACttcattaaattatttattgaCTGGATGGCTTGAGTTTGGGTCTGTGCTCATTCGCTTGCAGGGGTGTCTGCCCTTGTAGAGCACAGAAGTGTGGTTTTCACCATGCTATAGACCCCTTCATTCTCCATGTATTTATGTAAAAACAGTCTGTAGGATTAATTTCAGTAGAGATGTTTCTAAACCCAAGTTTATTAGTATCAGAAAATGACCCTGTTGCCCTCTCAGCTCAATTTTGCCAAACCTCAGTCTCTTAAATTCCTGCTTATTATTACACTATTTTTGCTTAAATCATTTGTACAGACAGGTACTGTGCTTTAAAGGTGAGCTCAGCACTTGAAAATAGTGGTTCTGGTGCTGAGGAGAATATTTTGGTCATCCTCTTCTgatttttggttattttttcatgtttatgaCTATGGaagcaaatgttttttttatgttcctgctccttttcctctttgtggGGTGGCTTTGGTTTGGATGAAGGTCCCTGGTGACACAGCAGCATGTCCTGGCTGAGCCTGCTGTGAGCTGAGTGTGTGTGGAAGTCATACAAGGAATGCTCAGCCAAATCCCGCTGGGAAAAATGGGAGGGAATTGGTGTTACAAAGTCAGAGCTGCCTGTAgaagctgcaggggaagggaaggtgaCTCCACTGAGTGCTTGGGCTGAAATCCTGCCTTGAGCAGGGCTCTTCGTGCAGGGCCCAGCTCAGCcggctgtgccaggcactgtgtgggaacctgctcctgcacacacaggaagggctgggggtggaACTCCAACATGGAAGGCTCCATGGGAACCAGTCAGCCCTCCCCAGGTGTTTAAGGTAGAAATACACGTCCTCCTGATACATGAAAGctaaaaatggcttttaattAGTAAAGCAGGAGAGGGGGGCACTGGCTCCAGCCTGTACTTGCTCTTCACTGGCCCTGCCACTTCTCCCTTGTCCTTGATCTCATTCCGAGGGTTTGGACTCTGTCCAACATCAGGACAAAGGCTCCCCAAATGTCTCCCTGAGCAAACAGAAGCAGAGGATGTGTAAGGCTACCACAACCCTTCCCGTGGCCGCCCGCAGCACAGAGCCCGGGTGTTTTGGAGGGCCCCCattgctgagctcctgccctccGGCCCTGCCCCTCCCGCCCCAgctgccttgtccccagtcaCTCACTGTCTGACAGACACATGCTCAGTCCTGCCCATTTCCTGGCAGCTTGGATCTTTCCAGCTCGTGAGGCAAAAGAGGCTTGTGACACTTTGTGTAGGGGCTGGAGCCGTCACTGTCAGACCCTGTGAAGGTcagtgcccccccccccccccccgtcaGGGGTAAGGGGTGTTGTGGGATTCTGTAGCACAAGATTGCAGAGGCTTTGCTTTCATAAATTTCTTCGTTACAAGTTACTATTAGGTAAATACACTCATGACTAGCAAAGTGAGTGAGTGTGTACATAGAATCATTATTTTTTACTGTTAGTAGCACTTACATAGATTTCACTGGAAGTATCACAGCAAAGTTCATAAGTTCATCAAACTCCTGCAGGAGTGAGGTCAGTGAATGATGGACAAGGTCTCCCTTCAGATATGACCTGTGTCATGGAGCCTGGAGCcagcctgctgtgcctggggatcTGAAGGGGTGTGCAGGGGGAGCTCCAAGACAGAGAGAGGCTCTTTGGGGCAGCAGCCAGTTACTTCTGCATGGATCCATGAGTGGGCAGAAGACACCAGCTCTCAGAGGTCCATGTCTGCCTGGATCTGAGGCCCCTCTGTGggttgtggtggttttttgcCCTGCAGGTTCCAACAATTCTTTGGTTCCAGCCTCTCCAAGGATACCCTGGGCTTCCTGTTGTGCTTGCCAAGGGCACTGCAGGTTCCTAGCTGTGaatgctgctgtcccaggctggcagATGTTTCTCCATCTGTTTGAGCACAGGTCCCTTGTCAGTGCTTTTCCTCATTGTAACCAGGTCACCTTCAGGGCTGCTGTTCCAGCAGGATGTCAGTAGTGTTCCCTTGGTCCCAGCAGCAAGAAGCTGTCCTGGGTGTGGCAGTGacccccaggagccccacaAGCTGTCCTAGACTTTGGGAACTCTGTGcttgtccccattcccagcctctgtgtctgagcaggcactgctctgctccagcccctggtgCCTGGGGGGGCAGCCACCGCCCTGTGTGCCACCGTGGCAGCTTCCTGCCCAGGTGCTCCCTGctcaccccctgctccagggttGTCTGGAAACGTGGCTGGAGGGGAGGGACCTCCGCAGGCACAGCAGTGAGTCCAGCAGTTCCTTCTGcgggcagctgctggcagagctctgcttcccCCAGAGAcacccctgctccccaggctcctgctgctccctggagagtgaggggctgtgcctgctgccaaGTTGCACCTGCTGAGAGGCCCCAGGTGAGTGATGGCTGAGAATCATGTTGGGGATGCACCATCTCTGTGGTGTGTCTCACGTGAGGCAGCCACGGCCAGCTGGGCCCTGGGAGCCATCCTCGCTGTGCTGGCCTCGCTCATCATCGCTGCCAACATGCTGGTGGccattgtcctgctctgccacaTC encodes the following:
- the SLC25A14 gene encoding brain mitochondrial carrier protein 1: MSALNWKPFVYGGLASIVAEFGTFPVDLTKTRLQVQGQSTDARFREVRYRGMFHALFRICREEGGRALYSGIAPALLRQASYGTIKIGIYQSLKRLFVDRMEDETLLINVICGVVSGVISSALANPTDVLKIRMQAQGSLFQGGMIGSFIDIYQQEGTRGLWRGVVPTAQRAAIVVGVELPVYDITKKHLILSGLMGDTIFAHFVSSFTCGLAGAIASNPVDVVRTRMMNQRAIVGSTELYKGTLDGLVKTWKSEGFFALYKGFWPNWLRLGPWNIIFFITYEQLKRLPF
- the RBMX2 gene encoding RNA-binding motif protein, X-linked 2 produces the protein MKCLARSPLTKVKLINELNAREAELGVQEAVSWHAEYKDSAWIFVGGLHYALTEGDVICVFSQYGEVVNINLVRDKKTGKSKGFCFLCYEDQRSTILAVDNFNGIKIKGRTIRVDHVANYRPPKESEDWDDVTRALHAKGCGVKTPPHTSSDSPSEDEDVLVKKQKEKQRSRAERSKSSPQAGKRVSMEEPHPRIKIKKEKEDPGYERYAGGSAGRNAGSRTQRDEEQRRHQRHSDSRGDKNYREQRGQSGSWEEREKREEAGRRGDGHSSRQDASPRGGRSREPHSRHRERGSGRDSGRC